A genomic stretch from Acidobacteriota bacterium includes:
- the xseB gene encoding exodeoxyribonuclease VII small subunit — protein sequence MPWTRDPRARSAPVAPGGCPRAARAGTGTPRCPLPSGRSRKGLRPGHRGRSGGPGDRRSAPASARRRGASALGARSGERPRSRSFLAGRPRRRGEEGGPVTEPTRNGKAQPPEGETFEASLARLEEIVRKLEEGEIDLDRSVRLFEEGVALARKLEARLADAEMRVEKLLDASGATAPFEDSPPEEGGAAP from the coding sequence ATGCCGTGGACTCGCGATCCGCGCGCGCGAAGCGCACCGGTCGCGCCTGGCGGCTGCCCGCGGGCGGCTCGAGCGGGCACGGGCACGCCTCGGTGCCCTCTCCCCTCTGGCCGTTCTCGAAAGGGGCTACGTCCTGGTCACCGCGGGCGGTCCGGAGGGCCCGGTGATCGACGATCCGCACCGGCTTCGGCGCGGCGAAGAGGTGCATCTGCGCTGGGCGCGCGGAGCGGCGAGCGCCCGCGTTCTCGATCTTTTCTTGCCGGCCGACCGCGGCGACGCGGGGAGGAAGGAGGACCCGTGACCGAACCGACGCGGAACGGGAAGGCGCAGCCCCCCGAGGGGGAGACCTTCGAAGCCTCGCTGGCGCGACTGGAGGAGATCGTCAGGAAGCTGGAGGAGGGCGAGATCGACCTCGACCGGAGTGTGCGCCTGTTCGAAGAGGGGGTGGCGCTGGCCCGAAAGCTCGAGGCGCGCCTCGCGGACGCGGAGATGCGGGTGGAGAAGCTGCTCGACGCCTCCGGGGCGACGGCGCCGTTCGAGGATTCCCCGCCGGAAGAGGGAGGCGCGGCACCTTGA
- a CDS encoding MFS transporter → MALWSWALYDFANSAFTTLVVTFIYSTWFTKAMATTEARGTALWGRGIAVSSILIALLAPAVGAAADRRARRRLYLSGLTAGTILATALLAFVPPPHALVALALFCAANVLYELALSLYNGFLPGLAPDGRGAGRLSGLAWGFGYVGGLLCLVVGLVMVKLPWLDGPGGFKYRATNLLVAGWYLVFALPALLFLPEPAPPDPEATWKVSRIAGTVARLARYRQALRLLVARLIYNDGIVAVFSFGGIYAANEFGFSFEEILWFGITLNVAAGAGSFLFAFVDERFGGRVTVLTTLAGLTAATALAVVADSKAALWVAGVAIGLLVGPNQSASRSLMSRFVPRSAAGEFFGLYAFSGKLTSFAAPLLLSQLTGWTGSHRIGVASVIAFFAAGGLLLWRVDEEEGRNFAVRCQAEFERAAADPLTSRR, encoded by the coding sequence TTGGCCCTCTGGTCGTGGGCTCTGTACGACTTCGCCAACTCGGCTTTCACGACGCTCGTCGTGACCTTCATCTACTCGACGTGGTTCACGAAAGCGATGGCCACGACCGAAGCGCGCGGTACCGCGCTCTGGGGACGAGGCATCGCCGTTTCCTCGATCCTGATCGCGCTCCTCGCTCCTGCTGTCGGTGCCGCCGCCGACCGGCGCGCCCGCCGCCGCCTCTACCTGAGCGGCCTGACCGCCGGCACGATCCTCGCGACCGCCCTGCTCGCCTTCGTGCCCCCGCCGCACGCCCTCGTCGCCCTCGCCCTGTTCTGCGCCGCGAACGTGCTCTACGAGCTGGCCCTGTCGCTGTACAACGGCTTTCTGCCCGGCCTCGCGCCGGACGGCCGGGGGGCGGGGCGCCTGTCCGGGCTGGCCTGGGGTTTCGGGTACGTCGGCGGGCTGCTGTGCCTCGTGGTCGGCCTCGTCATGGTGAAGCTGCCCTGGCTCGACGGGCCGGGAGGCTTCAAGTACCGAGCGACCAACCTGCTCGTCGCCGGCTGGTACCTGGTCTTCGCCCTCCCGGCGCTTCTGTTCCTCCCGGAGCCCGCCCCGCCCGATCCGGAGGCGACCTGGAAGGTCTCCCGCATCGCGGGAACGGTCGCCCGCCTGGCGCGTTACCGGCAGGCCCTCCGCCTGCTGGTGGCGCGTCTGATCTACAACGACGGGATCGTCGCCGTCTTCTCCTTCGGCGGCATCTATGCCGCGAACGAGTTCGGCTTCAGCTTCGAGGAGATCCTCTGGTTCGGGATCACCCTGAACGTGGCCGCCGGCGCCGGGTCGTTCCTCTTCGCCTTCGTGGACGAGAGGTTCGGCGGCCGGGTGACCGTTCTCACGACGCTGGCCGGGCTCACGGCGGCAACCGCCCTCGCGGTCGTCGCCGACAGCAAGGCCGCCCTCTGGGTCGCGGGAGTGGCGATCGGTCTGCTGGTCGGCCCCAACCAGTCCGCCTCTCGCAGCCTGATGTCCCGCTTCGTTCCGCGGTCGGCCGCGGGGGAGTTCTTCGGGCTGTACGCCTTCTCCGGCAAGCTCACCTCGTTCGCGGCGCCGCTCCTGCTGAGCCAGCTCACCGGCTGGACCGGCAGTCACCGGATCGGGGTCGCCAGCGTGATCGCCTTCT
- a CDS encoding DUF3552 domain-containing protein, with translation MSSLVTTLTLLAVLFGVGCILLGAALLRLRGTVRRLRTTLDTARAEMDTRARRRAERLAAEARAELEAEFERRLKRLERREREVERRRAALAERRSRLEERAARLDGRAEELSERATALDARAAALDEREQRVADGEQALRAELEKVAGLTAEEARERLIGEVEREVRDEIARVVERAEREARASAERRARALVIDAMGSIRNAVAGEATVSVVRLPSDEMKGRVIGREGRNIRALELATGVDLLVDDTPEAILLSCWDPRRRTIAARALQKLVEDGRIHPARIEEVVAKTREEVEEEARARGEETAYELGITGLHERLVLLVGRLAFITAGGRTLLARSTEVALLAGAIADELGLGGEALRRAGLLHEIARADDAPLLAHPAVASAEVAARYGERPEVTDPIRALAQPADAPRRPGGVVLATARRLALARPGARHHNLQRHMDRLRGIEKLALAHPGVERAMAVRAGRQLRVHVRASEASDEDARLLARRLAKEIERRSDFNGSIRVIVIRETRAIAYAV, from the coding sequence ATGTCTTCCCTGGTGACCACGCTGACGCTGCTCGCCGTCCTCTTCGGGGTGGGGTGCATCCTGCTCGGTGCGGCGCTGCTCCGCCTGCGCGGCACCGTCCGGCGGCTCCGGACCACGCTGGACACGGCGCGAGCCGAGATGGACACGCGGGCGAGGCGTCGGGCCGAACGGCTCGCCGCCGAGGCCCGTGCCGAACTCGAGGCGGAGTTCGAGCGCCGCCTGAAACGGCTGGAGCGGCGCGAGCGCGAGGTGGAGCGCCGACGTGCGGCGCTCGCCGAGCGCCGCTCCCGGCTGGAGGAACGGGCCGCCCGTCTCGACGGCCGCGCGGAGGAACTGAGCGAGAGAGCGACGGCCCTCGACGCGCGCGCGGCGGCGCTCGACGAGCGCGAGCAGCGGGTCGCGGACGGGGAACAGGCCCTGCGGGCCGAGCTCGAGAAGGTGGCCGGCCTCACGGCGGAGGAGGCGCGCGAGCGCCTGATCGGCGAGGTGGAGCGCGAAGTCCGGGACGAGATCGCCCGGGTGGTGGAGCGCGCCGAGCGAGAGGCGCGAGCGTCGGCGGAACGGCGCGCCCGGGCCCTGGTGATCGACGCGATGGGATCGATCCGGAACGCGGTGGCGGGCGAAGCGACGGTCTCGGTCGTTCGCCTGCCGTCGGACGAGATGAAGGGTCGCGTGATCGGCCGCGAGGGGCGCAACATCCGCGCTCTCGAACTCGCCACCGGCGTCGACCTGCTCGTCGACGACACGCCGGAGGCGATCCTTCTCTCCTGCTGGGACCCGCGCCGGCGAACGATCGCGGCGCGCGCGCTCCAGAAGCTGGTCGAGGACGGACGCATCCACCCGGCCCGGATCGAGGAGGTGGTGGCGAAGACGCGCGAAGAAGTCGAGGAGGAGGCGCGGGCCCGTGGCGAGGAAACGGCCTACGAACTCGGAATCACCGGCCTACACGAGAGGCTGGTCCTCCTCGTCGGGCGACTCGCCTTCATCACCGCCGGGGGCCGCACCCTGCTCGCGCGGTCGACGGAGGTGGCCCTCCTCGCCGGTGCGATCGCCGACGAGCTCGGACTCGGTGGCGAAGCCCTCCGGCGCGCCGGTCTGCTCCACGAGATCGCGCGCGCGGACGACGCCCCGCTTCTGGCCCACCCCGCCGTGGCGAGCGCGGAGGTGGCGGCCCGCTACGGTGAGCGTCCCGAAGTGACCGATCCGATCCGGGCGCTGGCCCAGCCAGCCGACGCGCCCCGCCGTCCGGGTGGGGTCGTGCTCGCCACGGCCCGGCGGCTGGCGCTGGCCCGGCCGGGAGCGCGTCACCACAACCTCCAGCGCCACATGGACCGCCTGCGCGGGATCGAGAAGCTGGCGCTGGCTCATCCGGGGGTCGAGCGGGCCATGGCCGTGCGCGCCGGGCGGCAGCTTCGCGTGCACGTCCGGGCGTCGGAAGCGAGCGACGAAGACGCGCGGTTGCTGGCCCGCCGGCTGGCGAAGGAGATCGAGCGGCGGTCCGATTTCAACGGGTCGATCCGCGTGATCGTGATCCGCGAGACGCGGGCCATCGCGTACGCGGTGTGA
- a CDS encoding cell division protein ZapA, with protein sequence MAASAGSTGSTEVTIGGRRFRLRGEDPKLLRRLAREVDETIRALAGGGAADDPRVAVLAALNFAGDRDELEARAKGAAEEIRRRAAALRRRLERLREAGVPSS encoded by the coding sequence ATGGCTGCGTCCGCGGGGAGCACCGGATCGACCGAGGTGACGATCGGAGGGAGGCGCTTCCGGCTGCGCGGGGAGGATCCCAAGCTGCTCCGGCGCCTCGCCCGGGAGGTGGACGAGACCATCCGGGCCCTTGCCGGCGGCGGCGCCGCGGACGATCCCCGCGTGGCGGTGCTCGCCGCCCTCAATTTCGCCGGCGATCGGGACGAACTCGAAGCGCGGGCGAAGGGCGCGGCCGAGGAGATCCGCCGCCGCGCGGCAGCCCTCCGGCGCCGCCTGGAACGGCTCCGGGAAGCCGGCGTGCCCTCGTCTTGA
- the xseA gene encoding exodeoxyribonuclease VII large subunit gives MAAGPSRPLPGTRVEPLTVSQLNELADQVLGNEFGAVWVAGEISRFLAHRSGHWYFTLKDDKAAVSAAMFRSRNALVRFEPRDGLEVLCLARPAIYVPQGRYQVIVESMEPRGRGARALALEQLRARLAAEGLFDAERKRPLPVLPRRIGVVTSPDGAALRDVLRVLRRRFAGVTVLVVPAQVQGEGAPESIVEALRAADRAGTDVILLVRGGGAREDLEAFDDERVVRAVAACKTPIVSGVGHEIDTTLADLAADVRAATPSAAAELVVRERQQLVDRVAALRVALARAMRHALDRRRGRLAELAGARGLGRVPGRIHRAELETAELLRRAERAQRTRLRSLRERLERASRRLRPESWLGRLGRWRERCRGLAIRAREAHRSRLAAARGRLERARARLGALSPLAVLERGYVLVTAGGPEGPVIDDPHRLRRGEEVHLRWARGAASARVLDLFLPADRGDAGRKEDP, from the coding sequence ATGGCTGCGGGACCGAGCCGGCCGCTCCCCGGGACGCGGGTGGAGCCGCTCACCGTCTCTCAACTGAACGAGCTCGCCGACCAGGTGCTCGGCAACGAGTTCGGGGCGGTGTGGGTGGCCGGTGAGATCTCGCGGTTTCTCGCCCACCGCTCGGGCCATTGGTACTTCACACTGAAGGACGACAAGGCGGCCGTCTCGGCGGCGATGTTCCGGAGCCGGAACGCCCTCGTGCGCTTCGAGCCGCGCGACGGCCTCGAGGTGCTCTGCCTCGCCCGCCCCGCGATCTACGTCCCCCAGGGGCGGTACCAGGTGATCGTGGAGTCGATGGAGCCCCGCGGCCGCGGCGCCCGGGCGCTCGCCCTCGAGCAGCTGCGGGCGCGGCTGGCGGCGGAGGGGTTGTTCGACGCCGAGCGCAAGCGTCCTCTCCCGGTGCTGCCGCGCCGCATCGGGGTGGTCACGAGCCCGGACGGAGCCGCGTTGCGGGACGTTCTCCGGGTTCTCCGCCGCCGCTTCGCCGGAGTCACGGTGCTCGTCGTCCCGGCCCAGGTGCAGGGTGAAGGAGCTCCTGAATCGATCGTCGAGGCGCTCCGCGCCGCGGATCGCGCCGGGACCGACGTCATCCTGCTCGTCCGCGGCGGCGGCGCGCGGGAGGATCTCGAGGCCTTCGACGACGAGCGCGTCGTCCGCGCCGTGGCCGCTTGCAAGACGCCGATCGTCAGCGGCGTCGGCCACGAGATCGACACGACGCTCGCCGACCTCGCCGCCGACGTCCGGGCCGCCACCCCCTCCGCGGCTGCCGAGCTGGTGGTCCGGGAGCGGCAGCAGCTCGTCGACAGGGTCGCCGCGCTCCGCGTGGCGCTCGCCCGCGCGATGCGGCATGCCCTCGACCGGCGCCGGGGGCGCCTCGCCGAGCTGGCGGGAGCGCGCGGGCTGGGCCGGGTGCCGGGCCGGATCCATCGCGCCGAGCTCGAAACGGCCGAGCTGCTCCGGCGAGCGGAGCGCGCCCAGCGGACGCGCCTGCGTTCGCTCCGGGAGCGGCTGGAACGGGCCTCCCGGAGGCTCCGTCCGGAATCGTGGCTCGGCCGCCTGGGGCGATGGCGCGAGCGATGCCGTGGACTCGCGATCCGCGCGCGCGAAGCGCACCGGTCGCGCCTGGCGGCTGCCCGCGGGCGGCTCGAGCGGGCACGGGCACGCCTCGGTGCCCTCTCCCCTCTGGCCGTTCTCGAAAGGGGCTACGTCCTGGTCACCGCGGGCGGTCCGGAGGGCCCGGTGATCGACGATCCGCACCGGCTTCGGCGCGGCGAAGAGGTGCATCTGCGCTGGGCGCGCGGAGCGGCGAGCGCCCGCGTTCTCGATCTTTTCTTGCCGGCCGACCGCGGCGACGCGGGGAGGAAGGAGGACCCGTGA
- a CDS encoding NAD(+) kinase: MSRNRHRASVSTVALFSKPHPEATAVLRRVAASVQRRGLRLVTDVETAKALGREDGLPRAEAARRADLLISVGGDGTLLAAARAVSGAGTPILGVNLGSLGFLTETPCDELDQVLEAAIEGTAPVEIRHALQVRRDGEPTKPENTALNDVVFSKRDLARLFTLSVFVDDGWVADYRADGLILATPTGSTAYNLAAGGPVVVPRVDALVATPICPHSLSQRPLILPGSARVTVTLAEGQGAADVQVTLDGQVGFPLEPGERILVQRSPNPVRLIRPPGRSFFSVLRDKLGWGRH, encoded by the coding sequence ATGAGCCGTAACCGCCACCGGGCGAGCGTCTCCACGGTCGCCCTCTTCTCGAAGCCGCATCCGGAGGCGACCGCGGTGCTCCGCCGGGTGGCCGCTTCCGTACAGCGGCGCGGCCTTCGACTCGTCACCGACGTCGAGACCGCGAAGGCGCTTGGCCGCGAGGACGGCCTGCCGCGCGCCGAGGCGGCGCGACGTGCGGACCTCCTGATCTCGGTCGGGGGCGACGGCACGCTCCTCGCGGCCGCCCGGGCGGTGAGCGGAGCCGGCACGCCGATTCTCGGCGTCAACCTCGGCAGCCTCGGGTTCCTCACCGAAACGCCCTGCGACGAGTTGGACCAGGTGCTCGAGGCGGCGATCGAGGGCACGGCGCCGGTCGAGATCCGGCACGCGCTCCAGGTGCGCCGCGACGGCGAGCCGACCAAACCGGAGAACACCGCACTGAACGACGTGGTCTTCTCCAAGCGCGATCTCGCCCGGCTGTTCACCCTCTCGGTCTTCGTCGACGACGGTTGGGTCGCCGACTACCGCGCCGACGGGCTGATCCTCGCCACGCCGACCGGATCGACCGCGTACAACCTCGCCGCGGGCGGCCCCGTCGTCGTTCCCCGGGTCGACGCCCTCGTGGCCACCCCGATCTGCCCGCACAGCCTCTCGCAGCGCCCCCTCATCCTCCCCGGATCGGCCAGGGTCACGGTGACCCTGGCGGAAGGCCAGGGGGCGGCTGACGTGCAGGTCACGCTCGACGGGCAGGTCGGCTTCCCTCTCGAGCCGGGTGAGCGCATCCTCGTCCAGCGGAGTCCGAACCCCGTGCGGCTGATCCGCCCGCCGGGCCGGTCGTTCTTCTCGGTCCTCCGCGACAAGCTCGGCTGGGGCCGTCATTGA
- a CDS encoding polyprenyl synthetase family protein, which yields MRHAVLGGGKRLRPLVVLATAHALGADTSRALPAASAVELVHCYSLVHDDLPSMDDDVLRRGRPTVHVAYGEALAVLAGDALQSLAFERLFDSELPPGTVRQQGLVLARAAGASGMAGGQALDLAASRGATTAAELRRMQELKTGALLAASFELGALAAGAPPGEVARLGDAGRKAGLAFQIRDDVLDRTGATERLGKTAGKDDRQMKATWPALVGLDGATRLAEELAAEVLALLADLGPRAEPLRWLVQRLIERPA from the coding sequence ATGCGCCACGCGGTGCTCGGCGGCGGCAAGCGGCTTCGTCCGCTCGTCGTTCTGGCGACCGCCCACGCCCTGGGGGCCGACACGTCTCGGGCCCTTCCCGCCGCCTCCGCCGTCGAGCTCGTCCACTGCTACAGCCTCGTCCACGACGATCTGCCGTCGATGGATGACGACGTGCTTCGCCGCGGCCGCCCGACGGTCCATGTCGCGTACGGCGAGGCCCTCGCGGTCCTCGCCGGCGATGCGCTTCAAAGCCTGGCGTTCGAGCGCCTCTTCGACTCCGAGCTGCCGCCCGGGACGGTGCGACAACAGGGCCTGGTGCTCGCCCGCGCCGCCGGGGCGTCGGGAATGGCCGGCGGCCAGGCCCTCGACCTCGCTGCGTCGCGCGGCGCGACGACCGCAGCCGAGCTCCGCCGGATGCAGGAGCTGAAAACCGGCGCGCTCCTCGCCGCCAGCTTCGAGCTCGGAGCGCTGGCCGCCGGCGCTCCGCCCGGGGAGGTCGCCCGCCTCGGTGACGCAGGCCGGAAGGCGGGCCTGGCGTTCCAGATCAGGGACGACGTTCTCGACCGGACGGGCGCGACCGAGCGGCTCGGCAAGACGGCCGGCAAGGACGACCGCCAGATGAAAGCGACCTGGCCCGCGCTGGTCGGACTGGACGGGGCGACCCGTCTCGCCGAGGAGCTGGCGGCGGAAGTGCTGGCCCTGCTCGCCGATCTCGGCCCCCGGGCCGAGCCCCTGCGCTGGCTCGTCCAGCGGCTGATCGAGCGTCCCGCCTGA
- a CDS encoding phenylalanine--tRNA ligase subunit alpha, which produces MTPSEASPLREIEARVLRELGEADGPIEVPELASRLGVDQSPVAGAVTTLAARGLVEVREAVRRELRLGPKARGWPGGRFPERRVLEALARLGGRAALKDLPAKGGLDPREVGESLRWLAARGWARKEGAELVLAPEVIETAPPPSAAERLVEHLARSGPVAEEALAEAGVDVAGALAELAKRPGVVQEKRRTRRHARLTEAGRERLAAGVEIRREVTEVTTELLVSGKWREVTFRAYDVSLPAGRRPLGKRHPFRRILDETRRVFLDMGFEETESPWVESAFWDFDALFQPQDHPARDMQDTFYVANPDRCPLPAEEVVERVRRTHETGGETGSTGWRYRWSREMAERAVLRTHTTAATVRALAADPRPPRKVFCVGPVFRRETIDYKHLPVFHQVDGIVIDERASFAALLTLLRVFYRKMGFERVQFRPAFFPYTEPSVEAFVWMDSRSDWVEMGGAGVFRPEVTEPLGCRVPVLAWGLGLERLAMFRYELGDIREIYLAHLDWLAEVPTCRS; this is translated from the coding sequence ATGACCCCATCGGAGGCCAGCCCGCTGCGCGAGATCGAAGCGCGGGTGCTTCGCGAACTCGGCGAAGCGGACGGACCGATCGAGGTGCCGGAACTCGCGTCGCGGCTCGGCGTCGATCAGAGCCCGGTCGCCGGCGCGGTGACCACGCTCGCCGCACGCGGCCTGGTCGAGGTGAGGGAGGCGGTCCGGCGCGAACTGCGGCTCGGCCCGAAGGCGCGCGGTTGGCCCGGAGGGCGGTTCCCGGAACGCCGGGTGCTGGAGGCCCTGGCCCGGCTGGGGGGGCGCGCAGCTCTCAAGGATCTGCCGGCGAAAGGGGGACTGGACCCGAGGGAGGTCGGCGAATCGCTCCGCTGGCTCGCCGCCCGGGGCTGGGCCCGCAAGGAGGGTGCGGAGCTCGTGCTCGCTCCCGAGGTCATCGAGACGGCTCCGCCTCCGTCGGCCGCCGAGCGGTTGGTGGAGCACCTGGCGCGCAGCGGACCGGTCGCGGAAGAAGCGCTCGCCGAGGCGGGGGTCGACGTGGCCGGGGCCTTGGCGGAGCTGGCGAAGCGTCCGGGTGTCGTCCAGGAGAAGCGCCGGACAAGGCGGCACGCCCGGCTCACGGAGGCGGGACGCGAGCGGTTGGCGGCGGGAGTCGAGATCCGCCGGGAAGTGACCGAGGTCACCACCGAACTGCTCGTGTCGGGAAAGTGGCGGGAAGTCACCTTCCGCGCCTACGACGTCTCTCTGCCGGCGGGACGCCGGCCGCTGGGGAAGCGGCATCCTTTCCGTCGCATCCTCGACGAGACGAGGCGGGTCTTCCTGGACATGGGCTTCGAGGAGACGGAAAGCCCGTGGGTGGAATCGGCCTTCTGGGACTTCGACGCGCTGTTCCAGCCGCAGGACCACCCCGCCCGGGACATGCAGGACACCTTCTACGTGGCGAATCCCGACCGCTGCCCGTTGCCGGCGGAAGAGGTGGTCGAGCGCGTCCGCCGGACGCACGAGACGGGGGGTGAGACCGGTTCGACCGGCTGGCGCTACCGGTGGAGCCGGGAAATGGCGGAGCGCGCCGTGCTGCGGACGCACACCACCGCCGCCACCGTGCGAGCGCTCGCCGCGGATCCGCGGCCACCGCGGAAGGTGTTCTGCGTCGGCCCCGTCTTCCGCCGCGAGACGATCGACTACAAGCACCTGCCGGTCTTCCACCAGGTCGACGGGATCGTCATCGACGAGCGCGCTTCGTTCGCCGCCCTCCTGACGCTCCTCCGGGTTTTCTACCGCAAGATGGGCTTCGAGCGCGTCCAGTTCCGGCCGGCTTTCTTCCCGTACACCGAACCGTCGGTCGAGGCCTTCGTCTGGATGGACTCGCGGTCCGATTGGGTCGAGATGGGCGGAGCCGGCGTCTTCCGGCCGGAGGTCACGGAGCCGCTGGGGTGCCGGGTGCCGGTCCTCGCCTGGGGGCTGGGGCTGGAGAGGCTGGCCATGTTCCGGTACGAGCTGGGCGACATCCGCGAAATCTACCTGGCGCACCTGGACTGGCTTGCGGAGGTGCCCACGTGCCGGTCGTAG
- a CDS encoding TlyA family RNA methyltransferase, with the protein MSAVRRRLDLEVVARGLAPSRERARALILAGRIRVDGRLRDKPGATVAPGSRVELVPGRRPYASRGGEKLAPVLEPLGVRPAGLDCLDVGASTGGFTDVLLRAGARSVTCVDVGRGLLDERLRRDPRVRVLEGINARHLTPELVSPPYGLVTADLSFISLTLVLPAILPLAPEGQIVCLVKPQFELSRREVGRGGVVRDLEGRRRAVLRVGRHLEAAGWHVTGVKPSPLPGPKGNREVFLAARPGPPGAGIPELAVLVEQEVRDEP; encoded by the coding sequence ATGAGCGCGGTCCGGAGGCGGCTCGATCTCGAGGTCGTGGCGCGTGGCCTGGCGCCCAGCCGCGAGCGCGCCCGCGCCCTCATCCTCGCCGGCCGCATCCGGGTCGACGGGAGGCTCCGGGACAAGCCCGGCGCCACGGTCGCGCCCGGATCGCGCGTGGAGCTGGTTCCCGGCCGCCGCCCGTACGCTTCGCGCGGAGGGGAGAAGCTCGCGCCGGTGCTGGAGCCGCTCGGAGTCCGTCCCGCGGGACTCGACTGCCTCGACGTCGGCGCGTCCACCGGCGGGTTCACCGACGTTCTGCTCCGGGCCGGCGCCCGCAGCGTCACCTGTGTCGACGTCGGCCGGGGGCTGCTCGACGAGAGGCTCCGGCGCGACCCGCGCGTCCGGGTGCTGGAAGGGATCAACGCCCGGCACCTCACGCCGGAACTCGTTTCGCCGCCCTACGGGCTGGTCACGGCCGATCTCTCGTTCATATCCTTGACCCTCGTGCTGCCGGCCATCCTGCCGCTCGCGCCCGAGGGGCAGATCGTGTGTCTGGTCAAGCCGCAGTTCGAGCTCTCCCGGCGCGAGGTCGGTCGCGGCGGCGTGGTGCGCGATCTGGAGGGCCGGCGCCGGGCGGTGCTTCGCGTCGGGCGGCACCTCGAGGCGGCCGGCTGGCACGTCACCGGAGTGAAGCCCTCGCCGCTTCCCGGCCCGAAGGGGAACCGGGAGGTCTTCCTCGCCGCGCGCCCCGGCCCGCCCGGCGCCGGCATTCCGGAGCTGGCGGTGCTGGTCGAACAGGAGGTCCGCGATGAGCCGTAA